One genomic region from Thermogemmatispora onikobensis encodes:
- a CDS encoding anti-sigma factor family protein — protein sequence MECRQRGAISDEEMLAYLAGEEVRPAVLEHLATCPTCATRVESYRRLELTLLQSLYRWDCPPAQVLGEYYLGLLNKEVAVAVRFHLATCQHCAAELAVLSHFLASETRLAEASPLSELDLAELELAASLALEQEEETPAETEMEEALPWPSSWPLDDGPSPQTHPLASARTGRPSLGEQMAAGVRRIVATLLAPQPRLAYQRDLAQAEQAGTLWPRRYSAEDFSISLHVEHGSSRQDGLELIGFVTRKGMALEALQGTPVRLTAASGAVRSGRIDELGNFLFSSLAPETYTLELQFPEGIVVIESLQLAAPE from the coding sequence ATGGAATGTCGTCAACGGGGTGCTATCAGCGACGAAGAGATGCTTGCCTATCTGGCCGGCGAGGAGGTGCGACCTGCTGTGCTGGAGCACCTGGCTACTTGCCCCACCTGTGCAACCCGGGTGGAGAGCTATCGCCGCCTTGAGTTAACTTTGCTTCAGTCGCTCTATCGTTGGGATTGTCCCCCGGCTCAGGTGCTCGGCGAGTATTATCTCGGCCTGCTCAACAAGGAGGTCGCTGTGGCGGTGCGTTTCCATCTGGCCACTTGCCAGCATTGTGCGGCGGAGCTGGCGGTCCTCTCCCATTTTCTGGCCTCCGAGACTCGGCTGGCGGAGGCTTCCCCACTCTCTGAGCTGGACCTCGCCGAATTGGAGCTGGCTGCCTCGCTGGCTCTGGAGCAGGAAGAAGAGACGCCAGCTGAGACTGAGATGGAGGAGGCGCTGCCCTGGCCTTCTTCCTGGCCCCTGGATGATGGCCCTTCTCCTCAAACCCATCCCCTGGCCTCCGCTCGCACGGGCCGCCCATCGCTGGGCGAGCAGATGGCTGCCGGCGTGCGCCGCATTGTGGCTACCTTGCTGGCTCCTCAGCCGCGCCTGGCCTACCAGCGCGACCTGGCCCAGGCCGAACAGGCTGGGACCCTCTGGCCGCGGCGCTATAGCGCTGAGGATTTTAGCATTTCTCTCCATGTAGAACACGGCTCTTCGCGCCAGGATGGCCTGGAGCTGATCGGCTTTGTGACGCGCAAGGGCATGGCTCTGGAGGCCCTCCAGGGGACACCGGTGCGCCTGACCGCCGCTTCGGGAGCTGTGCGCTCTGGTAGAATCGATGAGTTGGGCAATTTCCTCTTCTCCTCTCTGGCCCCGGAGACCTATACTC
- a CDS encoding RNA polymerase sigma factor, translating to MESPGSSSHGEIGSQPEVTSGAAARPEADERLLPLGQWSVPALARACAEETSRFLKQKRADDRYCLELFRRALMLRDEEAWACLYQQYAPLVLSWVHQHPAASPLLVHDGGQSLVNLVFAKFAQALTPSRVQQFETLAALLKYLKMCVHSVVTDEGRAQQLQQLEQTLEALEHEPAVADPAEEVVAQLSAQDLWQVILEELHSEEERMLIYLAYVQGLKPSEICLRFQHLFPSVNDVYRLKRNMLDRLRRNRRLQALMKGSQG from the coding sequence ATGGAGTCTCCCGGCTCTTCTTCTCATGGCGAGATCGGCTCGCAACCGGAGGTCACGAGCGGCGCTGCGGCCCGGCCAGAGGCGGATGAGCGCCTGTTACCTTTGGGGCAATGGTCGGTTCCCGCTCTGGCGCGAGCCTGTGCCGAGGAGACGAGCCGCTTTCTGAAGCAGAAGCGCGCCGACGATCGCTACTGTCTGGAGCTGTTCCGTCGGGCCTTGATGCTGCGCGATGAAGAGGCCTGGGCCTGCCTCTATCAGCAGTATGCCCCCCTGGTCTTGAGTTGGGTACATCAGCATCCGGCAGCCTCCCCTTTGCTGGTGCATGATGGGGGCCAGTCGCTGGTGAATCTGGTCTTTGCGAAGTTTGCCCAGGCACTGACTCCGAGCCGTGTCCAGCAGTTCGAGACCCTGGCCGCTCTCTTGAAGTATCTTAAGATGTGTGTGCACAGTGTGGTGACCGATGAGGGGCGTGCGCAACAGCTCCAGCAGCTTGAGCAGACGCTGGAGGCTCTGGAGCACGAGCCGGCGGTCGCCGATCCCGCCGAGGAGGTGGTGGCTCAGCTCTCGGCTCAGGATCTCTGGCAGGTGATCCTGGAAGAGTTGCATAGCGAGGAGGAGCGCATGCTGATCTATCTGGCCTATGTTCAGGGCTTGAAACCTTCAGAGATCTGTCTGCGCTTTCAGCATCTCTTCCCTTCGGTGAACGATGTCTATCGCCTGAAGCGCAATATGCTCGATCGCCTCCGTCGCAATCGCCGCTTGCAGGCTCTCATGAAGGGCAGCCAGGGTTAG
- a CDS encoding TetR family transcriptional regulator — protein MRRTREAAAQTREQLLRAALSCFLEHGYAATTLEEVARRAGTTRGAIQWHFGSKADLFNTLVREQYERAARKLLPLYRRDSAPLETLRAILLAWLSYPEEDADFRAMLELTTMRTGMLPELQSGIEEKVQAVQASIAHFAALLRRAREAGEIRAEVVPEQAATAAYSLIVGLSSLWLLNPSAFSLRAYATEAVEIFIRGLRRS, from the coding sequence ATGAGGAGAACGCGGGAAGCGGCGGCCCAGACACGTGAGCAGCTGCTCCGGGCAGCCCTGAGCTGTTTTCTGGAACACGGCTATGCGGCCACTACTCTAGAGGAAGTTGCGCGCCGGGCCGGGACCACACGTGGAGCCATCCAGTGGCATTTTGGCAGCAAGGCCGATCTGTTCAATACCCTGGTGCGCGAGCAGTACGAGCGGGCCGCGCGCAAGCTGCTGCCGCTTTATCGGCGCGACAGCGCCCCGCTGGAGACGCTACGAGCAATCCTGCTGGCCTGGCTCAGCTACCCTGAAGAGGATGCCGACTTTCGAGCTATGTTGGAGCTAACTACTATGCGCACAGGTATGCTACCCGAGCTGCAGAGCGGCATCGAGGAAAAGGTGCAGGCTGTTCAGGCCAGCATTGCCCACTTTGCCGCTCTACTGCGCCGCGCCCGTGAGGCCGGCGAGATTCGCGCCGAGGTCGTTCCCGAGCAGGCGGCCACCGCCGCCTACAGCCTGATTGTTGGCCTGAGTAGCCTCTGGCTTCTCAATCCCAGCGCCTTTTCTCTGCGTGCCTACGCTACCGAGGCCGTCGAGATCTTCATTCGCGGCCTGCGTCGTTCCTGA
- a CDS encoding ABC transporter permease: MSLFSSVWYLWLRQARQTWRHPIWVIFGLFQPLCYLLLFAPLLQNLSGIPAIAAGEAMTFYVPGLLVMMALFGTGYVGFGLVVELQGGFIERLLVTPIPRAALLLSRVLLDIMTLLIQVLLICLIALPLGLRVSPGSLLLALLLLVLLGLGLAACSYALAFLLRSAEALSSLLNMVSVPLLLLSGVLLPLTLAPPPLRAIAHFNPFAYVVDGARALFLGRLGDVAVWQGYLCAGAFALLALFWGLCSLKRAVA; the protein is encoded by the coding sequence ATGTCTCTCTTCTCTAGTGTATGGTATCTCTGGCTGCGCCAGGCCCGGCAGACCTGGCGTCATCCTATCTGGGTCATCTTTGGCCTCTTTCAGCCGCTGTGTTATCTCCTCCTCTTTGCGCCCTTGCTGCAGAACCTCAGCGGCATCCCGGCCATAGCGGCGGGAGAAGCCATGACCTTCTACGTTCCTGGACTCCTGGTCATGATGGCCCTCTTTGGGACAGGCTATGTTGGCTTTGGGCTTGTGGTCGAACTGCAGGGCGGCTTCATTGAGCGTCTGCTTGTTACGCCTATACCGCGGGCGGCTCTCTTGCTCAGCCGCGTGCTGCTCGACATAATGACCCTGCTCATCCAGGTGCTGCTGATCTGTCTCATTGCCCTACCGCTCGGGCTGCGAGTCTCTCCTGGTAGCCTCTTACTGGCGCTCCTGCTGCTTGTTCTGCTAGGTCTGGGCCTGGCGGCCTGCTCCTATGCCCTGGCCTTTCTCTTGCGCAGTGCTGAGGCCCTCTCGTCCCTGCTCAACATGGTCAGTGTCCCGCTTCTGCTGCTCTCGGGCGTCTTACTGCCCCTGACGCTGGCACCCCCTCCATTGCGGGCGATAGCCCACTTCAATCCCTTTGCCTATGTTGTGGATGGGGCGCGGGCCCTCTTCCTGGGTAGGCTAGGTGACGTAGCCGTCTGGCAGGGCTACCTTTGTGCCGGCGCCTTCGCGCTCCTGGCCCTCTTCTGGGGTCTGTGCTCTCTCAAGCGGGCGGTCGCCTAA
- a CDS encoding cache domain-containing protein, whose product MRDQAISSYRRRGLSLTARVSLLLVFVAIVPLLITIVVSQFISLPALTTQARTSLDTDSSERVQLISNYLNERLLDAETLVQVPSVIQFLLAPPAQREDPNFSVHSLYALQAGINRDNRYVLWCLFDAQGHLVQYWPTNVHPQNRGQSLVPLPYLRRVDANQLFISGVYYDSAHNKASVDIYAPITYQKHVIGFLRASLNIDFIWDTVNSETGANGPGSYAFLLDERGVRIADPNPARRFKAVAPLAAQEMQDIKTEGLYGLQGDQDSLPLLADSTLAQSLHSSQTSSSFEATPASEHEPYEILRHKMTVVPWTYYVLSPVSTVTAVVNNQMVSTIVIAAAMLLLASFVGLWLGQRITQPILRSVDHLRRSSESLQTLAAKQQSSSSEQQWVIDSAQVGLQSVQYYTDASNVAARQLTSMVTELLQRWPQLDARTAQRALQEMATTARYIEQAIQYQETSNQKLATAIKVTTQVSEQLAAGATSATSAAEQLEQVVRQLRRVVGR is encoded by the coding sequence ATGCGTGATCAAGCGATATCGTCATATCGCCGGCGGGGCCTCTCCCTGACCGCGCGCGTCTCTTTGCTCCTGGTTTTTGTCGCCATCGTTCCGCTGCTCATCACCATCGTCGTCAGCCAGTTCATCTCTCTTCCTGCGCTGACTACGCAGGCCCGCACCTCTCTGGATACCGATTCCAGCGAGCGCGTGCAGCTGATCAGTAACTACCTGAATGAACGCCTGCTTGATGCCGAGACCCTCGTCCAGGTCCCCTCGGTGATCCAGTTCTTGCTCGCTCCTCCCGCCCAGCGCGAAGATCCGAACTTCAGCGTTCATTCACTCTACGCTCTCCAGGCGGGAATCAATCGCGATAACCGCTATGTGCTTTGGTGTCTCTTTGATGCTCAAGGCCACCTGGTACAGTACTGGCCGACGAACGTCCATCCGCAGAACCGCGGCCAGTCCCTCGTGCCTCTCCCCTACCTGCGGCGCGTCGACGCCAACCAGCTCTTTATCTCCGGCGTCTACTACGACAGCGCCCACAATAAGGCTTCGGTCGATATTTACGCTCCCATCACCTATCAGAAGCATGTGATCGGTTTTCTACGCGCTTCGTTGAATATCGATTTTATCTGGGACACGGTCAACAGTGAGACCGGCGCCAATGGGCCGGGCAGCTATGCTTTCTTGCTCGACGAGCGCGGGGTGCGCATCGCTGATCCCAATCCCGCACGCCGCTTCAAGGCTGTGGCCCCTCTCGCGGCCCAAGAGATGCAGGATATCAAGACTGAGGGCCTCTATGGCCTGCAGGGCGATCAGGACAGCCTGCCGCTGCTGGCCGACAGCACGCTGGCCCAGTCGCTGCATAGTAGCCAGACCTCTTCTTCCTTCGAGGCTACTCCTGCCAGCGAGCACGAGCCGTACGAGATTCTGCGCCACAAGATGACGGTTGTTCCCTGGACCTACTATGTGCTGAGCCCGGTCAGCACGGTGACGGCAGTGGTGAATAACCAGATGGTGAGCACTATTGTGATCGCGGCGGCCATGCTCTTGCTGGCCTCCTTTGTTGGCCTCTGGCTCGGACAGCGCATCACGCAGCCGATTCTGCGCTCGGTTGACCACCTGCGCCGCAGCAGTGAGTCGCTGCAAACGCTGGCGGCCAAGCAGCAGAGTTCGTCGAGCGAACAGCAGTGGGTGATCGATTCCGCCCAGGTGGGTCTGCAATCGGTGCAGTATTATACGGATGCGAGCAATGTGGCCGCACGTCAGTTGACCTCAATGGTGACGGAGCTGCTCCAGCGCTGGCCTCAGCTTGATGCTCGCACGGCCCAGCGAGCCTTGCAGGAGATGGCTACTACGGCGCGCTATATTGAGCAGGCCATCCAGTATCAGGAGACGAGCAACCAGAAGCTGGCAACGGCGATTAAGGTGACAACGCAGGTGAGCGAGCAGCTCGCGGCAGGCGCGACGTCGGCGACGAGCGCCGCCGAGCAGCTGGAGCAGGTGGTGCGCCAGCTCCGCCGCGTGGTTGGCCGCTAG
- a CDS encoding aldehyde dehydrogenase family protein, whose protein sequence is MSILELFESMEYGPAPETAEPALQWLAQHQPFDLFINNRRVKPASGQYLETINPATGKVLARVAAGNAADVDAAVAAARRAFPSWSKTPGHVRARYLYAIARHIQKHARLLAVLETLDNGKPIRETRDIDIPLVARHFYYHAGWAQLMESELAGYEPLGVVGQIIPWNFPLLMLAWKVAPALAMGNTVVLKPARYTPLTAMKFAEIVEEVGLPPGVVNIVTGEAGQVGEALVRHPDVNKIAFTGSTEVGRAIRRATAGSGKRLSLELGGKSPFVVFEDADLDSVVEGVVDAIWFNQGQVCCAGSRLLVQESIADRLLAKVRARMEKLRVGDPLDKAIDIGAIVSEAQLREIRRLVERGVEEGAQLWQPSTACPREGYFFPPTLFTNVAPAMTIAQVEIFGPVLVAMTFRTPEEAVTLANNTRYGLAASVWSENINLALEVAARLEAGTVWINATNLFDAACGFGGYRESGFGREGGKEGLYEYVRPRWEGAAARSGRRRGLAETSASGESKAHSGNGHAEHGSNGVALAGSEVFADLAGRIPPIDRTPKLFIGGRQVRPDSGYSLPVRDPQGMIIGQVGAGNRKDIRNAVEAAHKARAWSGASPHQRAQVLFYIAENLAAREQEFALRLVQQTGRPYADAAAEVQAAIARLFSYAAWCDKFEGSIHRPPLRGMVLAVREPVGVIGMACPDEFPLLGFLSLAAPALAMGNTLVVIPSPQAPLSATDCYQVFETSDVPAGAINIVTGEREPLVQVLAEHEDVEAVWYFGSAEGCKRVELAAASNMKRTWVNYGHPRDWLDPVQGEGEEFLREATQVKNIWVPYGE, encoded by the coding sequence ATGAGTATCTTAGAGCTGTTCGAATCAATGGAGTATGGGCCGGCGCCCGAGACGGCAGAGCCTGCCCTGCAGTGGCTGGCCCAGCACCAGCCCTTTGACCTGTTCATCAACAATCGCCGGGTCAAGCCGGCCAGCGGTCAGTATCTGGAGACCATCAATCCGGCCACGGGCAAAGTTCTGGCGCGAGTCGCCGCGGGCAACGCTGCCGATGTCGATGCCGCGGTAGCCGCGGCGCGGCGGGCTTTCCCGAGCTGGAGCAAGACCCCCGGCCATGTGCGGGCGCGCTACCTCTATGCCATTGCCCGCCATATACAGAAGCATGCGCGTCTGCTCGCGGTTCTGGAGACGCTGGATAATGGGAAGCCAATTCGCGAGACGCGCGACATCGATATTCCGCTGGTTGCGCGCCATTTCTACTATCATGCTGGTTGGGCCCAGCTCATGGAGAGCGAGCTGGCTGGCTACGAGCCGCTAGGGGTCGTGGGGCAGATCATTCCCTGGAACTTCCCCCTGCTCATGCTGGCCTGGAAAGTAGCGCCAGCCCTGGCAATGGGCAATACAGTCGTCCTCAAGCCGGCGCGCTACACTCCCCTGACGGCCATGAAATTCGCCGAGATTGTCGAAGAGGTTGGTCTGCCGCCAGGGGTTGTCAACATTGTGACCGGCGAGGCTGGGCAGGTTGGCGAGGCTCTGGTGCGTCATCCCGACGTCAACAAGATCGCCTTCACCGGCTCTACCGAGGTAGGTCGTGCCATTCGCCGGGCGACCGCCGGCTCTGGCAAGCGCCTCTCGCTAGAGCTGGGCGGCAAATCGCCTTTCGTGGTCTTTGAGGACGCTGACCTGGACAGCGTGGTCGAAGGCGTCGTCGATGCCATCTGGTTTAACCAGGGTCAGGTCTGCTGCGCTGGCTCGCGCCTGTTGGTCCAGGAGAGCATCGCCGATCGCCTGCTCGCCAAGGTGCGAGCGCGCATGGAAAAGCTGCGCGTTGGCGATCCGCTGGATAAGGCCATCGATATCGGAGCGATCGTCTCGGAGGCCCAGCTGCGCGAGATCCGCCGCCTGGTCGAGCGCGGGGTCGAAGAAGGGGCCCAGCTCTGGCAGCCGTCGACAGCCTGCCCACGCGAGGGCTATTTCTTCCCGCCGACCCTCTTCACCAATGTGGCTCCGGCCATGACCATTGCCCAGGTTGAGATCTTTGGTCCCGTGCTTGTTGCCATGACCTTCCGTACACCGGAGGAAGCGGTGACGCTGGCCAACAACACGCGCTATGGTCTGGCGGCCAGCGTCTGGAGCGAGAATATCAACCTGGCCCTCGAGGTGGCTGCACGCTTAGAGGCGGGCACCGTCTGGATCAACGCCACCAACCTCTTCGACGCAGCCTGTGGCTTCGGCGGCTATCGCGAGAGCGGCTTTGGACGCGAGGGTGGCAAGGAGGGCCTCTATGAGTATGTCCGTCCTCGCTGGGAAGGCGCCGCGGCCCGCTCGGGGCGCCGCCGTGGGCTGGCCGAGACCTCGGCGAGTGGCGAGAGCAAGGCCCATAGCGGTAACGGCCATGCTGAGCATGGTAGCAATGGCGTGGCTCTGGCCGGCAGCGAGGTCTTTGCTGATCTGGCGGGGCGCATCCCGCCGATCGATCGCACCCCCAAGCTCTTCATCGGCGGCAGGCAGGTCCGCCCCGATAGCGGCTACAGCCTGCCGGTGCGCGATCCCCAGGGCATGATCATCGGCCAGGTTGGTGCTGGCAACCGCAAGGACATCCGCAATGCCGTCGAGGCAGCCCACAAGGCGCGCGCCTGGAGCGGAGCCTCTCCCCACCAGCGGGCCCAGGTCCTCTTCTACATTGCTGAGAACCTGGCCGCACGCGAGCAAGAGTTTGCTCTGCGTCTGGTCCAGCAGACAGGCCGCCCCTATGCAGATGCCGCAGCAGAAGTGCAGGCTGCCATCGCGCGCCTCTTCAGCTATGCCGCCTGGTGCGACAAGTTCGAGGGCAGCATTCACCGCCCACCGTTGCGTGGGATGGTCCTGGCCGTGCGTGAGCCAGTAGGAGTCATCGGCATGGCCTGCCCCGATGAGTTTCCGCTGCTGGGCTTCCTCTCGCTGGCGGCCCCCGCGCTGGCGATGGGTAATACACTGGTGGTGATCCCTTCGCCACAGGCTCCACTGAGCGCCACCGACTGCTACCAGGTCTTCGAGACCTCCGATGTGCCTGCCGGGGCCATCAATATCGTCACCGGCGAACGCGAGCCGCTCGTTCAGGTCCTGGCCGAACACGAGGATGTCGAGGCGGTCTGGTACTTCGGCAGCGCCGAGGGCTGCAAGCGCGTTGAGCTGGCCGCGGCCAGCAATATGAAGCGTACCTGGGTCAACTATGGCCATCCGCGCGATTGGCTCGACCCCGTCCAGGGCGAGGGCGAGGAGTTTCTGCGCGAGGCGACCCAGGTCAAAAATATCTGGGTACCCTATGGCGAATAA
- a CDS encoding DUF4388 domain-containing protein: MVHLPCLCYHRLTVAADIRLNGERRAAIIGQSEAPMPQQRQTVTNRLADVIEVVQLGRKTGLLTVERGEGTALEEGAITFVHGQPVQARLGPHSGVEALRRLKLWGPCRFAFVPFSPPSSPLPPLLDGHATPGSLPALPQRQGTDPRLRRMPASPPSGPLGSLPFPKTGTGPATGPRATPPLPPRQTEPSPDRWVPLPGSGMFSRAPSRVPLYGDALQRLEQLGFSRAHRRLYLLIDGTRTPAELARLMGRSEDEVLRLLADLEHAGFVAPSSS; encoded by the coding sequence ATGGTACATTTACCTTGCCTATGCTATCATAGATTGACGGTTGCTGCCGACATTCGTCTCAACGGGGAGCGGAGAGCGGCCATCATCGGGCAGAGCGAGGCACCCATGCCACAGCAACGACAGACAGTCACTAATCGGCTCGCCGACGTGATCGAGGTCGTTCAGTTAGGACGTAAGACGGGCCTGCTGACGGTCGAGCGTGGGGAAGGCACAGCATTGGAAGAGGGTGCCATCACTTTTGTGCATGGACAGCCTGTGCAGGCACGACTCGGGCCACATAGCGGCGTCGAAGCCCTCAGACGCTTGAAGCTCTGGGGTCCTTGTCGCTTTGCTTTCGTACCTTTCAGCCCTCCTTCATCCCCACTCCCACCTTTGCTCGATGGGCACGCTACTCCCGGCTCACTGCCGGCTCTCCCGCAGCGCCAGGGGACCGATCCGCGCTTGCGCCGGATGCCCGCTTCCCCACCTTCAGGCCCGCTCGGCTCGCTGCCCTTTCCCAAAACGGGCACAGGCCCTGCTACGGGCCCACGGGCAACCCCTCCGCTGCCCCCGCGCCAGACCGAGCCTAGCCCGGACAGGTGGGTGCCCCTGCCCGGCAGCGGGATGTTCTCCCGCGCCCCAAGCCGCGTGCCGCTCTACGGCGACGCCTTGCAGCGCCTGGAACAGCTCGGCTTCTCACGTGCCCATCGCCGGCTCTACTTGCTGATCGATGGCACCCGCACACCCGCCGAGCTGGCCCGCCTGATGGGCCGCAGCGAGGATGAAGTCCTGCGCCTGCTCGCCGATCTGGAGCATGCCGGCTTCGTGGCCCCTTCTTCGTCGTAA
- a CDS encoding serine/threonine protein kinase — protein sequence MQRTQTRLRTGSIIKDPAQARYRVEACLGTGGFGSVYLVMELRGSGRLFALKEVVTTTERERRSLALEASLLMRLQHPALPRVYRFFEDVRSQRSYLVMDYIRGANLEELRRLAPGRRIPLAHLLTTLEPIIDALDYLHSQQPPVIHRDIKPSNIIVPAAGRGAVLVDFGLAKLYIPDGMTTTIRQGTPGYAAPEQYGGRGRTDVRTDVYGLGATLYTLLTGQFPCDAFERVLLLQNGAERDPLRPAHELVPGLPRAVSEDLQCALALNSQERFASVRDFWRAVVSHARLDPEATTAPGEATPSLEAMAASTELFPERKAQENLRQAHRRRRRLVLSALILALVLTLVAGAVAIGLSSPLHSLVARSLAPQSSTAPGSAPAKATSQVPLAGDAYPYPALFTDYVGTAQDLLTSTRTLLVLSHLQQHQGRFSGFFSGLGQSGPCSGTLNQQGVIHFTVSIYGGKASLVFEGMIKVGSQMAGSFEVHDENNHFTGESGLWSLSPGFPPSQ from the coding sequence ATGCAGAGGACACAGACCAGGCTAAGAACAGGGTCTATCATTAAAGATCCTGCCCAGGCCCGCTATCGTGTCGAAGCTTGCCTGGGCACTGGGGGATTCGGTTCGGTCTACCTGGTGATGGAACTACGTGGCTCCGGCAGGCTCTTCGCCCTCAAAGAGGTCGTCACAACCACCGAGCGTGAGCGGCGCAGTCTGGCCCTGGAGGCCAGCTTGCTGATGCGTTTGCAGCATCCGGCCTTGCCGCGGGTCTACCGCTTTTTCGAAGACGTACGCAGCCAGCGTAGCTATTTAGTGATGGATTATATTCGTGGTGCCAACCTGGAGGAACTGCGACGCCTTGCTCCTGGACGTCGCATCCCGTTAGCGCATCTACTGACGACTCTGGAGCCGATCATCGATGCTCTTGACTATTTGCATAGCCAGCAGCCACCCGTCATCCATCGCGATATCAAGCCATCGAATATCATTGTGCCTGCCGCTGGACGTGGGGCCGTGCTGGTCGATTTCGGCCTGGCCAAGCTCTATATTCCCGATGGTATGACGACCACGATTCGTCAGGGAACCCCTGGTTACGCGGCGCCGGAGCAGTATGGGGGGCGAGGGAGGACTGATGTGCGCACCGATGTCTATGGACTGGGGGCGACGCTCTATACACTGTTAACGGGCCAGTTTCCCTGCGATGCCTTTGAGCGCGTGCTTCTCCTCCAAAACGGAGCGGAGCGTGATCCCCTACGACCCGCTCACGAGCTGGTGCCCGGGCTGCCGCGTGCCGTCAGCGAAGATCTCCAGTGCGCCCTGGCGCTGAACAGCCAGGAGCGCTTTGCCAGTGTGCGCGACTTCTGGCGCGCTGTCGTCAGCCACGCCCGCCTCGATCCAGAGGCGACCACGGCCCCCGGGGAAGCAACGCCCTCGCTGGAGGCGATGGCAGCCTCGACCGAGTTATTCCCGGAACGCAAGGCCCAGGAGAATCTCCGGCAGGCACATCGTCGGCGGCGCCGCCTGGTGCTGAGCGCACTCATCCTGGCTCTGGTGCTGACACTGGTAGCAGGAGCGGTAGCGATTGGCCTGAGCAGCCCGCTGCACTCGCTCGTCGCGCGCTCCTTAGCGCCCCAGTCGTCGACGGCCCCAGGGAGCGCGCCGGCCAAAGCCACGTCACAGGTGCCTCTGGCAGGTGATGCCTATCCCTATCCGGCTCTCTTTACCGATTATGTAGGCACTGCCCAGGATCTGCTGACCAGCACACGCACTCTGCTGGTGCTTTCACACCTGCAGCAGCATCAAGGTCGCTTCTCGGGCTTTTTCAGTGGCCTGGGACAGAGTGGGCCTTGCTCAGGAACGCTGAATCAGCAAGGTGTCATCCATTTTACGGTGTCTATTTACGGCGGCAAGGCTAGCCTGGTCTTCGAGGGCATGATCAAGGTCGGGAGCCAGATGGCTGGGAGCTTCGAAGTTCATGATGAAAACAACCATTTTACAGGTGAGAGCGGCCTGTGGTCCCTCTCGCCCGGCTTCCCTCCCAGTCAGTAA
- a CDS encoding ABC transporter ATP-binding protein, which produces MSLIRVSNLWKSYRWRGRSVEALRGLSLSVSEGECFGLLGPNGAGKTTLLRILATLLQPDRGSVTIAGADPRRHPERVRRALGYIGQQGGTDIQATVFQDLLLQVHLYGLRGQAAWRRVSEVLEQLELNDLAGRPVSSLSGGQRRRLDLALGLVHRPPLLLLDEPSLGLDPVSRRQLWDCLSGLRAQGATIVLTTHYLDEADQLCTRVAIIDKGSIIADGSPTRLKQESAGETLILTLAPSASANVRQQASDLLGTCPFVRAVHQEDSEQLRLSVEHGESALPAVLRLLEEAGLTVSSLVLERPSLDDVFYRYTGRSLKKAQAEAASPGAWSAFAWKGK; this is translated from the coding sequence ATGTCTCTCATCAGAGTCAGCAACCTCTGGAAAAGCTATCGCTGGCGAGGTCGCAGCGTTGAAGCCCTGCGGGGTCTCTCTCTGAGCGTCTCGGAGGGGGAATGTTTTGGTCTTCTTGGGCCGAACGGGGCGGGCAAGACCACCCTGCTGCGGATACTGGCCACCTTGCTCCAGCCGGACCGGGGAAGCGTGACCATTGCCGGAGCCGATCCGCGGCGTCACCCGGAGCGCGTTCGCCGTGCTCTCGGCTATATCGGTCAACAAGGAGGTACGGATATCCAGGCAACAGTTTTTCAAGACCTCCTCTTGCAAGTCCATCTGTATGGCCTGCGAGGCCAAGCAGCGTGGCGGCGGGTGAGCGAAGTGTTAGAGCAGCTGGAGCTGAATGACCTGGCCGGCAGGCCAGTCAGCTCCCTCTCGGGCGGCCAGCGTCGGCGTCTCGATCTGGCGCTGGGCCTGGTGCATCGTCCTCCTCTGCTCCTGCTCGATGAACCGAGCCTTGGTCTTGATCCAGTCAGTCGGCGGCAGCTCTGGGACTGTCTGAGCGGTCTGCGAGCGCAGGGGGCCACCATCGTTCTGACCACCCACTATCTTGACGAGGCTGATCAGCTCTGCACGCGCGTGGCGATCATCGATAAGGGGAGCATCATCGCTGATGGCAGTCCTACCCGGCTCAAGCAAGAGAGCGCAGGTGAGACCCTCATCCTCACCCTGGCGCCATCTGCATCGGCCAACGTCAGACAGCAAGCGAGCGATCTTCTGGGCACCTGCCCCTTTGTCCGGGCTGTTCACCAGGAAGACAGCGAGCAGCTCCGCCTCTCTGTTGAGCATGGGGAAAGCGCCCTTCCTGCTGTGCTACGTCTGTTAGAAGAGGCTGGTCTGACCGTCAGCAGTCTGGTTCTGGAACGGCCCTCGTTGGATGACGTCTTCTACCGCTATACCGGTCGCTCTCTGAAGAAGGCCCAGGCTGAGGCAGCCAGCCCTGGTGCCTGGTCTGCCTTCGCCTGGAAAGGAAAGTGA